The Deinococcus sp. YIM 134068 genomic interval GGTGGGTTTGAAGTAGCGGGCGTCCAGCGTGACCACCGTGGCTGGCCTCGACGGCTCTCCCCGCATGAATCGGGGTGGCTCCGCAGGGCGCGCGGTACACGGGGCCACACGCCGCTACACCCCGCCTGCCTCGGCCCCCGCCCCCGGCAGCGCCTCCCCGCAGCGGCGGCAGAAGCGGGCGTCTGGCTCGTGGCCCTCCAGCCCGCAGCGGGGGCAGGACGGGCGGCGTCCCGCACCGGAACCGGCAGACCCGGCAGCCGCTCCCCGCCTCCCCGCCTGCGCCTGCGCGATGCCCACGGTGACGATGCCGGTGGGGACGGCGATGATGCCGTAGCCCAGGATCATGGCGACCGAGGCGAGGGCCTTGCCCCACGGCGTCTTGGGCGCGATGTCGCCGTAGCCCACGGTCGTCAGGGTGACGATGGCCCAGTAGATGCTCGTGGGGATGCTGGTGAAGCCGTATTTGGGTCCCTCCACGACGTACATCAGCGCCCCGATGATGGTCACGAGCGTCAGGACCACCGCGAGGAAGACCGTGATCTTGGCGAGGCTGGCGCGCAGGGCCTCGGTGAGGACGCTCGCCTCGCTGAGGTAGCGCGCGAGCTTGAGGATGCGGAAGATACGCAGCAGCCGCAGCGCCCGCACGATCAGGAGGTACTGCGCCCCCGGAAAGAACAGCGCCAGATACGCCGGGATCAGCGAGAGCAGGTCCACCAGCCCGAAGAAGCTGCGGACGTAATTGCGGGGGTGCCGCGCCGAGATCAGCCGCAGCGCATATTCCACCGTGAACAGCAGGGTCAGCGCCCACTCCACCTGCCGCAAGACGGGGCCGTACCGCGCCCGGAAGCCCGCCACGCTGTCGAGCATCACGGTGAACACGCTGACCAGAATGGCGGCGATCAGGAGCAGGTCGAAGAGACGCCCGGCGGGGGTGTCGTTGTTATAGATGACGTTGCCGAGCGTCACCCGCCACGCCGCCCGCCGGTCCTGATCCTTTGCCCGCGCCCTCTCCGTCACCCCCGGAGTCTACCGGGCGCGGGGGAAGGGCGGCTGTATCGGAAGGAGAACGCCAGGCCGATTCCTGCGCGGGCGGGAGCACCTGGGCGGCGGATCACCCGCGAGTCACGCCCAGGTCACGGGGACCTGCCTAAGCTCGGTGGCGAGGAGGGCGGGCAATGGGCGACCCTCCGAGACACCACATCCAGTGAGAGGAAAGGGAGGCGGGCGAGATGACGCGAGACGTGGACTTCGGGTGGGACAGACTCCCCATGCACATGGGCGAGAGCGGCGCGGCGCGGGCGGAGCGGGGAGAGCCGGGGGACGACTGGGACCCCCGTGAGGAGGACGCCCCGGCCACAGCAAGCACCTCCGACCCCGTGCGGCGTCCGGGCGGAGGCACGCCGAGTGGACCACGCGGCCCGGAGACCGACGGGGTGACGACGACGACGGACTGAGCCTGTGCGGCGTGGGACCTCCCGCGAAGGTGGGGGCTGGGGGCGGCAGAAGGTCGAAGGCACGCGCCCCTGGCCTTCTGCCTTCTGCGACCCTCACAGGACGCCCAATCAAGGGGTGACGACCGTTCCGGGCGGGCCGGGCTGAAGGATGAGCTGAATGCTCGCCTGAAGATGCCCCTCGAACTGGGCCGCATCGGGGTCGGGGTCGGGGGACGAGGGGAGCGGGGTTTCCAGCACCCGCTCAGCCTGAAGGACGAGCTGACGGGGGGCGGCGGGATGCCCCGCGACGAGGTGCAGCAGCCGCCCCGCCTCCCCGGTTCGCCCAAGCCGCGCCATGACCTCCGCCACGCCCTCCAGGCAGGGCAGGATGACCGGCCACTGACGCAGGGGCCACGCCTTCCCCAGGCCCTGCACGAAGAGGCTGTGGGCCGGGTTCAGATGCCCCTCGGCCAGCTCGACCCGGCCCAGCGTCTCCAGCACCTCGGCCTCCAGCGAGGCGTCGCCCAGCGCGCGGATGAGCGTCAGGGCCTCCTCGCCGTGGTCCCTGGCGCGGCTTCCCTCTCCCAGCGCCGAGAAGACGACCGCGAGGTTGTTCAGGAAATGCACCGTGACGAGGGACAGCCCCAGCTCCCGCGCCTGCCCCAGCCCCTCCTCCAGCACTCCCCGCGCCTCCCCGAACCGCTCCGTCAGGATGAACATTGCCCCCAGGTTGTTGAGCGTCCGGTTCACGTCGGCCACGAGGCCGAGGTCCCGCCCGAGCCGCAGGGCTTGCCCATACCACGCCTCGGCGCGGCGGTGGTGGCCCAGCCACTGCTCGGCGGTGCCCAGCATGTTCCACAACCGGCAGGTCGTCGCGTCCTCGCGGCCCCCGGTCAGGGACAGCGCCCGCTCCCAGTACCGTTTGGCGCGGGCGGGGCGGCCCCCCCGCAACTCCAGCACGGCGAGCACGTCCAGCCCCTCGACGACCGCCTCGTTCGCCGTGTCGTCCAGCAGGCCCAGCCCGCGCTCCACGAGGGCACCCGTCTCCCCCGGCGTGCCCAGCCGCAGGTGGAGGACCGCCCGGTGGATCAGCAGCTCCCCCAGCGTCACGGGGTCGGCGTTCGGCAGCCCGGCGAGGTGGTCCGCCGCCCCCGCCAGCACCTCGATGCCGTCGCGGTAGCGCCCGGAGCGGTCGAAGAAGACCCGCAGGACGCGGGCGGCCCCCCGCAGCGCCGCGAACTCGCCGTGGCCCGTGGCCCAGGCCCAGGCGGCGAGCAGGTTCTCGTACTCGGCCTCCAACTCCCGCAGGGCGGCGCGTTGCCCCGGCCCGGCGAGCGCCTCCCCCCTCCCCGCGAGGAGACCCAGGAAAAAGCGGGCGTGGGCCTCCCGCGCGGCCTCCCCCTCGGCGGGATGGGCGCTCAACTTCTCGGCGGTGTACTCGTACAGGAGGGGATGGCGACCGTAGCGGCCCCCCGACATCGGCAGCAGCAGCGACTTGTCGGTGAGGGTGGCGAGGACGGGCAGGGAGACCCCGGCCACGCGGGCGGCGGCCTCCCGGCGGAAGGGACTGCGGAAGACCGAGAGCCGCGCCAGCGCCCCCTGCTCGGCCCCGTCCAGCAGCCGCCACGACTGCTCGAAGACCACCCGCAGGCTCGCGTGCCGCGCCGGGCCGCGCCCCCCCACGTCCGTCAGGAAGTCGAGGCTGCGGCGCAACTCGGCCACGATCTCCTCCACGGGCAGCACCCGCGCCCACGTCGCGGCCAGCTCGATGGCGAGCGGCGAGCCGTGGACGAGGCGGCACAGCTCCAGCACCGCGTCGCGGTTGTGCGCGGTGAGGGCGAATCCCCGCCCGCTGCGCTGCGCCCGCTGGACGAACAGAAGGAGGGCGGGGTGGTCGTCCAGCTCGTCCCCCGACTCCTCCGACCAGCGGCGACCGAGCGGGACCAGCCCCTCCAGCGGCAGCACCCATTCCTCCTGCACGTTGAGGCGTTCGCGCGACGTGACGAGAAGTTTGAGGTGCGGGCACGCCTCCAGCAGCGCCACGAGCTGCCCGGCGGCCCCGATGACATGCTCGAAGTTGTCCAGCACGAGGAGGAGGTGCCGGGGCGCGAGGAGCCGGGCGAGCTGCCGGGCGGGGTCCTCGGGTCCCTCCAGGCCGAGGTGCAGCGCCTCCACGACGGCGGCGGTGAGGTGCGCCGGACTCGCCACGGGCGCGAGGTTCACGAAACACACCCCGTCCGCGAAGGCCCCGGCCTCCTGAAGGGCACACGCCGCCTGCACCGCGAGGCGTGTCTTGCCCATCCCGCCCAGCCCCACCACGCTCAGGAGGCGGCACACCGGGTCCAGCATCCGCCGCAGGGTCTCCCGGACCTCGGCCTCCCGCCCCACGAACGAGGTGCCGAAGGTGGGCAGCCGGGAGGCCGGGGCGGGGGGCGCGGGCGGAGACGGGGGGGACGGGGCGGGAGCGGCTTCCGGGCGCAGCAGGCGGCGGGCCTCCTCCGCGCTCAGCGGCAGCGTGAGGCCGTACCGCTCCGCCTCACGCCGCACCTCCGCCGCGTGGGGGCTGTGGCCCGCCAGCAGCAGGAGGTACAGCCGCCGCAAGTCCTCCGGCTCGGGTTCGGGGGCACCGGGCAGGAGGTACGCGGTCTCGGCGTGGCGCGTGGCGGTTGCGTCCTCGCCCCGCGCGGCGGCGGCCTCGCCCAGCGCCAGCCTCGCCTCCCGCACCCTCGCGGCGAGCAGTTCGCGGCTGTGGAAGACCCATTCCTCCAGCTCCGCGCTGGGGTCGGGCAGCTCCAGCCCCTCCAGGAAGCGGCCCGCGTACAGCTCCACCACCCGCGCGTGGTGCCCCCCCCCGGAGGCGGCGAGCAGGTCGAGCGCGTCGGTGGGCACGCGCGACACGAGGCGGGTCCCCTCCGCCGCGAGGCTCCCCGGTGCCCCCGCCCGCAGCCGCCGCACGGCCACCCGCAGGCTGTTCGCCGGATCGGTGGCGTGCGGCCAGAAGAGGTGGTGCAGGTGCGTGCGCTCCCGTGGCCCCTCCAGCGACAGGTACGCCAGCAGCAGCAGCAGCTTGGGCTGTTGTCGGGGACCGTCTTCCAGCCGGAGGTCGCCCAGGGTGCGTAGCATACTCCATCCTATTCCTTCTGTAGCCGAAGTGACAGGCGAGGGGAAGGCGACGGGGGGAGTTGGCAAGCAGGTTGTTCGGAGGTTGGAGCAGTTGACAAAAAAATTGTCATGCAGAGCATCAGCGAAGCATCTCGAAACGAGATGAAGGAGGCCCTTCGCTGCGCTCAGGGTGACAACCCTTCTTCTGTTGACTGCTTTAAACCCGTTCGCCCCCTCCCAATCTCACCCACGAGGGGGAGCGGCAACCCTCTCAGGCTTCTGCTTTCTGTTTCCCCTCTCTCGTGGGGACTCAGGGAGCCGTGAGAGAGGGGGCTGGAGGGAAGGTTGTGGAGGGGGTTGTGGGCGCAACCCGCCCTCTCTCCACGGCATCACCACCCGGCCTCGTTCACGCCCCGGACACGGGGGGCGGCGCAGGGTGGGCACACAGGTTTCGGCCCCAGAGATGGGCGCGGCGGCACCGTTCCGAAGACGGCACGCCCCGCCCGTCCCGCCCGCTGCCCCATTGGAGGAACCATGCCCGTTCTGTCGCGCCTCAAGCTCGCCGAACTCAAGCACCTGCACCTGCACGGCACGCTGCCGGGGGAACTCCCGGAGAGCCTCATCCTGCGGCGACCCCCACCCCCCGTCCGGGGTCGCCCACGCGCCGAACTCCGCGTCCCCGTCCTCACCGAGGGGGACGTGACGGACACCCGGCTCTTCGAGGACGCGGCGAACCCCGCGCTGCGCTTCTGGCTGCCCCGGTATGCGCTGGCGACGGAGGACACGTCGGCTGGCCCCCGCTACCGGGCGCGGCTGGCCGGGCAGGCGGGGCAGTGGCGGCTGGACTTCACGCTCGGGCGGCACGCGGCACCGGAACTGGGGACGCTCCCGGCGGACGTGGGGATGCTGGACCACACCACGGAGGCCCGGCTGCGCTGGGAGCGGTCGGGCGTGCTGCGCGAGCTGCCCTTCACCGAACGGCTGGAGCACCCCGACGGCACGCTGGGCGTGGCCCTCACCGTGGCGACGCTGCCCGAACACGACGAGCTGTATACGGCCCTGACGAGTCAGGACGCGGGGGCGACGCTGATCGTCACGCGGACGGTGCGGGTGGGCGTGCGCGTGGTGGAGGAGCCTCCCCCCCGCCCGGTCTTCCGCGTGCCGAAGCGCGTCCCCTTCGACGATGCCCCCGGTCCCCGGCCCCGCTTCCCGGTGAGACGCCTGTCCCCGGACCTCCTGGACCGCCTGATCCAGACGCTGCCGCCGACGGAACCCGGCCCGGACATCCTGACGACGGATCGGCTCACGGTCCTCCCGGTGGCGGACCTCGCGCGTTTTGCCCGGCCCGCCGGACTGCGGGTGGCGCGGACGCCGCACCTCCTGGCGGGGGGACTGCTGACGGATGCCCGCGCGGACTTCCTCGCCGCCCGGACCCTGGACCGCACCCTGGTGCGCGATCACCGTAGGCTCCTGCCCCTGAACCTTCCGCTCCCAACGCCGCAGGTCACGGTGGGGACGCCGGAGTTCTTCGACCAGGGAGGCGAGCTGTGGGCACGCTACCCGCTGCGGGTGACGAACGCGGCGGAGTACGGCGACGACCTCTTCGCCCCGTCGCCCGACCTGCCGCCGTGCGGGACGAACACGAACTCGGCGCGGACGTGGGTGGACATCTTCGACCCGAACAACTCACGGCTGTACGGCTTCTGCGCGCTGGGACGGGCGGCGGACCTGGAGGGGCTGTGGGTGGCCGTCCCCGTGCAGACGCGGCCCGCCGGGGTGAGCGTCGAACTCGTGGACCGCCGCGCCGGACGCTCGGCCCGCTCCGCGACCGTGGCGCTGCCGCCGCCGGAACTGTTCACGGAGGTCACGCGCAGCCTGACGAGCGAGGAGACGCTGTTCTTCCACCCCGGTCTGCACGCCTACGTCTTTCCCGGTCAGGGCATGCCGGGCACGGGAACGGCCCCCGGTCTGACCCCCCACACCCTGCCCTTCGGCGGGGCCTCCCACCGCTACTACCAGGACCACGTGCGCCCGGAGACCTTCCGCTTCCTCCCCGACGTGTTCAAGCTGGCGCGGGAGGACGACCCGCCTCACAGGCCCCGGCTGACGCTGGAAGCCCTCGCGCCGAACCGCTACCGCCTGACCTTCGTGGCGCGGCCCTCGTCCGACCTCGACCGACTGGAGGACGCGCGGGTGAGGCTGGCCCGTCACCTCCCGGCGGGACATCCCCGGCCCGTGCGGCTGGAACCCTTCCACACGAGCCATGTCCGCTTCATCCCCGACAACGAGGGGTTGTACGCGGGCGGGAGCGTCCAGACGACCAACTTCACCGAGGTACGGGGCGCGGTGGAGCTGGAGGGCGAGGCGTTCGCCCGCGTGTGGGACGAGTTGACGGGGGCGCTCACCGTCGGGCTGGGGGGCAAGCTGCGCGCCGAGGTGGGGGGCCTGCCCGCCGAGGAGGTCGGAGTCGTGCTGCGGCTGGACGACACGCTGGGCGAGTGCCTGAGCGTGAGCGCCGAGGCCGACGCTGAACGTGGCGGCTACCGGGTCACGCTGACGAACACGGTGGAAAGCCCGCTGCGGGTGAGCGAGTCGCTCGTCAGCCCCTTCGTCACGTCCGCGAGCGATCCGGGGGCCGAGTTGCGCCCCGCACGCTGGGACATCTGGAGCGCCCTGTCCGACCCCCTCCGCCCCGGCGAGGAGATTCGCGCCCTGCTCAAGCCCGTGGACGCCCTGACGCCGGGAGACTCGCTGGCGAACTGGCTGCCCGTCGTGGACACCGACCGGGTGCGCGCCGTGCCCGACGTGGAGCGCATCACGGCGGGGATGCTCGTGGGCACCCTGCGGACCTTCGAGCGCGTGGTGACGGTGGAGGTGCCCGCCCATGTCTTCGCCCACGCGCCCGACCCGGCGCACCCAGAACGGCGGCTCCTCGCGGTCCTCGTGGACTTCGAGCGCGGGGACACGGCGGAACTCCTGCCGCCCGCCACGCCGGACGTGCCCCTCGTGCGCGGCGAGGCGACCGTCGCCTTCCCGCTTCTCGACCTGCTGCTGGGCAGGCCCGCGAGCGAGTACCACTACCGCGTCCTGCCCGTCTACACCGACGGCCCCGGCCAGCCCGGCGAGAGGCGCAGCGACGTGACCGAGCGCCTCGTCGTCGGGCTGGGGTGAGGGGCGACATGCTGCCGGACTTCGAGTTCGAGACCCAATTGGAGGGCTGCCAACTCTACCCGACCTTCGGCGGGGCGGGGCCGGGATGGGTGACGCCGCGCGGGGTGGCCTTCGCGTCCGACGGGGACGGCCTGCCCGACTTCCGGCTGGCCCTCGTGCGGGGCGGCGGACCCTTCACCCGGACCTCGGCCCGGTTGGAGCTGCGGCTGGAGGCGACGTATGACCTCGCGGGGGCGGGCGTTCCACCCGCACAGCTCACCCCCCTCCTGCCGTCCTCCGGGCACCTGCGCCTCTCGTTGCCGCTCTCAGGGTCGGGGCAGGCGGAGACATTGGCCGTGCCCCTGACGTGGAGCACGCTGGGCCGGGCGCGGGTGACGTGGCGACTCGGCGCGGAGGCGGGGGCGGTGCTGCGCGGGGCGCTGGAGGGGGGCACGCTCGCCCTCGGCGCGAACGTCGTGCTGGCCCTGCGCGGGGTGGCGGCGCGGGGCGGCGGGCACGTCACCTTCGACCCGCAGGCCCTCGTGCGGACGCTCGCCGGAGTGCGCGACGACCGGGGGCGGACGACCTACGAGGCGCTGCAAACCTTCCTCCGTGCGCCGTGGGACGGCCAGCCGTGGCGCTGGCAGCCCTCGGGACGTGGGGATGAGACCCCGTGGGCCGCCCTCCTCGACCGCTGCCTCGCGCGCTTCGGTCGCCTCGCCCCGCCCGAGGACGGAGACCTCTCCCCCGCCGTCACGTTCGACGAGCCGCCCCCCGGTGAGATGACATGGCCGCTGGACGACGTGCTGGAGACGTGGCGACCCGTGCCGTTGGAGTGGCGTCCGCTGGAAGCCATGCGCGGGTGGGCGGAGCGGGCGGGCACAGAACGCTTTGTCACGCTGATCTCCGCCCCGCCCCTGCCACGCGGCGAGGTGCCGTTGGAGGCGGTCGGCAACCTGCCCGCGCATCGGGTCAATGTGTTGGAGGTCGGCGCCCACGTCGCGGTCCCGGCGCGGCCCCCGTTCCGGCCCCAGCCCGTCCACGTCACGCTGACGCTGACGCCGCAAGACACGGCAAATGCGACCCTGCGCCTCTCACCGGGCGAGGTCCCGGCCTACGAGGTCCGCCCCTACGTCCTCTTGACGAGTGTGACGGCGGGCAGCCCGCGCACCCGCGTCCTGACGGGTCCATCCCGCCCCGGCTCGGGCGAAGTCCTCGAACTCGGCGTGGCCGACCTGCCTGCCCACTTCATCCCCGTTGCCGCCGAGGCCGCGCTCCTCGAACGGGCGGTCCTGATGGGGGCTGTGGCGTGGACGGAGGCGGACGGGGAGCACCACGTCCCGATTCGGCTGGAGCGGGGGCGGGCCGAGGTGAGTGTGGCCGTGCCGCTGGGCGTGGAACCCACCCTCTGCCTGAGAGCCGAGGCGCTGAGCAGGGGCGCGAGTCTGGACCTTCCCACATCGGACATCGAACGCCCCGTCACCCTCTGGCACCTGCCCGGCTTCGGGGCGCACAGGGTCCGCTTCGTGGCTCCGACTGGAACCTCCGCCCTGAGCGTGGAGGTGGAGACCGAGGCGGGCGGCCTTCCCACCACCCTCCACCTGCGCCGCGACCGCCCGGAGGCCGAGTGGTCCTACGTCGTGGACGACCCCTTCCGCCCCGGCTACCGCTTCCGCCCGCTGCCGGACGGGGCGTGGTCGCCGTACCTCTCGCCCCTCGCCGTGCGCGAGGTGACGCTCCACCAACCCCATGAGGAGGTTCCCACGTGATCGGGACCGACCCTACCGAGGCCACCGTCTTCCCCGACCCGCAGGACGCCGAGCGGTTCCTGTACGTGCCCGGCGACCCCACGCCCGAACTCGGCCCGAACGGGGCACCGAGCCTCACGCTGCTGATGGCGGGCGCACACTCACGGCTGCAACTCGGTGCGCGGTGGACGGTGGATGAGGCGACGCTCGACCGCCTGCGCCGCCGCCTTCTCACTCAGCACCCGGAGTTGAACTCTGCCCGGCTCAGCCTCCAGCCTGCCCCCGCCCGCGTGCGTGAGGTGACGTTGCTCCTGAAGGGGCGCGAACTCGCCCACTCGTCCTCCTCCGGCTTCCTGCCCTACGCCGCTGTCTTCGCCATACCACTCATCACCGAGGAGGACCGCGCCGCCGCCCTGCGCGCCGTCCACGGCACCGAGGGGGAATTGACGGTGCGCTACACGGCGGACGTTCAGGGCAAGGACGGGTGCTGGCAAACCGTCACGCGGGAGGGGGACGTGGGGCGCTGGTTCCGGGGCCGCTCCGCCGACGGCCACCTCCTGTTCGCCCCCGGTGCGGACACACCGCCCGTCTCTCCCACTCCCGACCTGCCCACCGCCGTGACCTTCCACGTTGGGGCGCGGGCGCGTGACATGCCGCTCGCCTTCGTGACGCTCGCGTGGGGGGCGGAGACGGCCACCCTGGGGCCGCCCGACTTCGGCCCCGCGTCCCTCGGCACCTCGAAGGGTCCGGTCGAGGTCACGACCCGCTACACGACGGGCGGGAAACCCTACACGACGTGCCTCATCCCGGACGGGGACACCCACGACCTCACCCCCGCCGACCTCGGCCTGTGCGAGGTGGTCCTCGACGCGGAGGGCTGGCACGAGCGGGACGTGCGCGAGGTGCGGGCACACGTCATCTACCGCGCGGCGGAGGGCGGCACCGACGACGAACGCACCGTTCACCTGCGCGGCGAGACGTGGACGACCCGCTGGTGGCTCGTGACCCGCCCCTCCCTCGACTCCTCGACCTCCGACCCCTCGACCCCTGGCACCCCCACCCTCGCCGGAACCCTGGAGGTGTCCCTCAAGATCACGCTCCCCGACGGCCAGACCCTCATGCCGCCCCGCTTCCGCGCCACCGACCCCCACCTCACCCTCACGCCCCCGCCCGCAGAGGACGGGGAGACCCAGGAGGCCCCCCATGATTCGGATTGATCAGCAGATGGTGCTCAAGGAAGTCCCCGACGTGACGATCTGGCGCGACGACGCCCTCGCCCACGTCTTCTACGTGCTGCCCACCACGCCGCGCTTCCGGCTTCAGGGTGGCAAGCCCGTGTTCAAGTTCATCAAGTACCGGATGCCGAAGGACCGGGCGGACGGGAAGAAGGGCGGCGGCTTCGTCTTCTTCGATACCGAGATCGCCGTGCCCGACGCGCAGCTCGCCAAAGTCACCGAACTCCTGCAAGCCGACCTCGACAAGAAGCACGCCGAGGAGCATCGGCCCGGCGCGGCCCCCCGCGTCCAGTACGGGACGATGACCTACACACGCGGCAGCGTGCGCCTGCTGCTGGAGGAAAACGGCGTCCTCGTGGAGAGGGTTCGTGGGGCGGGCAAGCCGTCCTTGTACGGCAACAACGTCGCGGCCTTCATGGTCGAACTCTCGCCCGAGGGCGCGACCGTCATCGAGGCGGCGATGCAGGGGCAGGGGGCGTCCGCCGTGCAGGTGGTGTACGACCTCCACTTCTGGGTGAAGCTGCCGCCCATCCTCGCCGTCGTGGACTTCAACGCGACGAAGTTCTACGACTACGCGAAGTCGGTGGACCTCGAGGTGAGCATGTGGACCGAGGACCACTACCGCGAGAGCCTGCGCGAGATTCTGATCGAGAGCCAGTCGGGCACCGCCCGCATCGAGGCCAACTTCGCCCTGAACGACCCGGAGGCCGACCGCAAGCTCAAGGACCGCCTGCGCGAGTGGGCGCAGCGGATGCTGGAAGACACTCTCACCCGCGTCTCGCAGCAGCAGGCAGCCCCGGCGCAACCCGGCGGCCCCATCGACTCGCAGAAGCTCTTCGACAAGACGCTGGAAGAACTCGGCGGCGACGACCTCGACAACTTCCAGCAGAACATCACCCAGCAGAAGTTCCAGAACTTCCACTTCGAGTTCCGCGAGGACTCCGCGACCGAGTGGAACCTCGCCCCGCAGGGCACCCTGCCCACCCTGATCTCCCTGCTCGACGAGCGCGGCCAGCCCATCAAGTGGGCCGACTACTCCCTGCTCATCGACGCGGACGACCCCTTCTTCAAGCAGCTCAACATCAACGCGCAGGTCAACGCCGACTTCGCGGGCCTGCCCCTGCACAGCGTCGAGATTCACATCGAGTACCCGAAGGCGAACGGCGGCAAGGAGATTTTCGACCACCGCTTCGCCACCCCCGACGAGACGGCGAAGTTCAACCCCTTCCTGGAGGGCAACTCGCACAAGTACACCTACTCCTACGAGGTGAACTACAAGGGCCAGAGCCGGACCTTCAAGTCCCCGCCCGTCACCACCGAGGACCAGTACCTCACGATCAACCTCGACGACACGGGCATCTTCAATCTCGACACGGTGAGCGGCGACATCGACTACGAGCAGGTGAAGTTTGCCCAGGTGGAGCTGCGCTACCCCGCCGGGGCCGCTACTCCCCTCGTGCAGGAGAAGTTCACCCTCGACAAGGCCACGCGCACCCACCGCACCCAGGAGGTCATCTTCGAGGCGGTGGACCAGCCCTACGAGTACCGGGTGAAGTACGTGCTGGACGGCGGTAAGGAGATCGAGACCGGCCCGGTGAGAGACGCCGCGCGGCCCTTCGTCCTCAACGACCCGTTCGTGGAAACGCGCTCGGTCACGGTGCGCGCCACGGGCGACCTGAAGACCAGAGTGCAGACCATCTTCCTCGACCTCGTGTACGAGGACACGGCGAACAGCTACCGCCAGGCGAGGTCGGTCGCTCTCGACACGAACACGCCCGCCGAGGAATGGCTTATCCCGATCCTCGCCGGGTCCACGGGCAACCTGAAGTACTCGGGAACGATCCGCTACTTCGACGGCACCGAGGAGCCTGTCCCCGAGACCATCGACACCCGCCCGACCATCCTCGTGGGGCCGAGCGTGCGCGACCGCCTCGCCGTGACGGTGCTGCCCGACTTCATGTTCGACAGCGCCGACGTGCGGCTCGTGCGCGTGGCCCTGAGCTACACCGACGAGGCCAACGGCGTGAACAGCCGCAAGGAGTTCACCTTCCGTGCGGGAGCCGACGCAAGCCCCGCCGAGTGGAGCGTGGACCTCAA includes:
- a CDS encoding ion transporter → MTERARAKDQDRRAAWRVTLGNVIYNNDTPAGRLFDLLLIAAILVSVFTVMLDSVAGFRARYGPVLRQVEWALTLLFTVEYALRLISARHPRNYVRSFFGLVDLLSLIPAYLALFFPGAQYLLIVRALRLLRIFRILKLARYLSEASVLTEALRASLAKITVFLAVVLTLVTIIGALMYVVEGPKYGFTSIPTSIYWAIVTLTTVGYGDIAPKTPWGKALASVAMILGYGIIAVPTGIVTVGIAQAQAGRRGAAAGSAGSGAGRRPSCPRCGLEGHEPDARFCRRCGEALPGAGAEAGGV
- a CDS encoding ATP-binding protein, whose amino-acid sequence is MLRTLGDLRLEDGPRQQPKLLLLLAYLSLEGPRERTHLHHLFWPHATDPANSLRVAVRRLRAGAPGSLAAEGTRLVSRVPTDALDLLAASGGGHHARVVELYAGRFLEGLELPDPSAELEEWVFHSRELLAARVREARLALGEAAAARGEDATATRHAETAYLLPGAPEPEPEDLRRLYLLLLAGHSPHAAEVRREAERYGLTLPLSAEEARRLLRPEAAPAPSPPSPPAPPAPASRLPTFGTSFVGREAEVRETLRRMLDPVCRLLSVVGLGGMGKTRLAVQAACALQEAGAFADGVCFVNLAPVASPAHLTAAVVEALHLGLEGPEDPARQLARLLAPRHLLLVLDNFEHVIGAAGQLVALLEACPHLKLLVTSRERLNVQEEWVLPLEGLVPLGRRWSEESGDELDDHPALLLFVQRAQRSGRGFALTAHNRDAVLELCRLVHGSPLAIELAATWARVLPVEEIVAELRRSLDFLTDVGGRGPARHASLRVVFEQSWRLLDGAEQGALARLSVFRSPFRREAAARVAGVSLPVLATLTDKSLLLPMSGGRYGRHPLLYEYTAEKLSAHPAEGEAAREAHARFFLGLLAGRGEALAGPGQRAALRELEAEYENLLAAWAWATGHGEFAALRGAARVLRVFFDRSGRYRDGIEVLAGAADHLAGLPNADPVTLGELLIHRAVLHLRLGTPGETGALVERGLGLLDDTANEAVVEGLDVLAVLELRGGRPARAKRYWERALSLTGGREDATTCRLWNMLGTAEQWLGHHRRAEAWYGQALRLGRDLGLVADVNRTLNNLGAMFILTERFGEARGVLEEGLGQARELGLSLVTVHFLNNLAVVFSALGEGSRARDHGEEALTLIRALGDASLEAEVLETLGRVELAEGHLNPAHSLFVQGLGKAWPLRQWPVILPCLEGVAEVMARLGRTGEAGRLLHLVAGHPAAPRQLVLQAERVLETPLPSSPDPDPDAAQFEGHLQASIQLILQPGPPGTVVTP